The Eublepharis macularius isolate TG4126 chromosome 11, MPM_Emac_v1.0, whole genome shotgun sequence genome includes a region encoding these proteins:
- the HHATL gene encoding protein-cysteine N-palmitoyltransferase HHAT-like protein, protein MGIKAALPVYELGLYALVVLCAIVYSGHDIFETSQGSVNRKTFRENIKPGWHYFGRKMDTADFEWAIWFTSFRNFIIFALSGHVLFAKICSMTAPQHRSVVYMVYGLLAVVGTMGGTYLMIILAHCTVLYTIALVKQRWLCFVAGLCSLASFKVEPFSTWQNGFVTGTFDLQDVLFYGGTGFSVMRCMSFALENCDRKEGNFSIFALLKYNFYLPFFFFGPIMTFDRFHDQVNASELQRKQHEMWYIRLHALVHLAAIVAVDVFFHFFYILTIPSDMKFVNRLSDWALAGLAYSNLVYDWVKAAVMFGVVNTIARLDHLDPPQPPKCITMLYVFAETHFDRGINDWLCKYVYDYIGENHDNILKELMATVSTFAITTLWLGPCDIVYIWSFCNCFGLNFELWVQQFFQMKTFAEKEAKMSEAMSRRIRGFFGAANFWAIVLYNILALNSLDFAILVARRILQIGFPLSTFSIWFITYCGVQLIKERERFLAIREEKEGKEKGE, encoded by the exons ATGGGCATCAAAGCTGCTCTGCCCGTTTATGAGCTAGGATTGTATGCTCTTGTGGTGTTGTGTGCCATTGTTTATAGCGGGCATGACATCTTTGAAACCTCTCAAG GCAGTGTGAACCGAAAAACCTTCCGAGAGAACATAAAACCAGGATGGCATTACTTTGGCAGAAAGATG GACACCGCCGATTTCGAATGGGCCATCTGGTTCACTTCGTTCAGAAACTTCATCATCTTTGCCCTGTCGGGTCACGTTCTGTTTGCCAAGATCTGCTCCATGACAGCTCCTCAG CACCGGTCCGTGGTTTACATGGTGTACGGGCTCCTGGCTGTGGTGGGCACGATGGGGGGCACCTACTTGATGATCATTCTCGCGCACTGTACGGTGCTCTACACCATTGCACTAGTTAAGCAGAGGTGGCTCTGCTTCGTAGCTGGCCTTTGCAGCTTGGCCTCCTTCAAGGTGGAGCCGTTCAGCACTTGGCAG AATGGGTTTGTAACAGGAACTTTTGATCTTCAAGATGTCCTCTTTTACGGAGGAACCGGCTTCAGCGTCATGCGTTGCATGAGTTTCGCTCTGGAGAACTGCGACAGGAAGGAAGGGAACTTCTCCATCTTTGCCCTGCTGAAATACAATTTctacctccccttctttttcttcgGACCCATCATGACTTTTGACCGATTCCATGACCAG GTAAACGCCAGCGAGCTGCAGCGTAAACAACACGAGATGTGGTACATCCGTCTCCACGCTCTCGTCCACCTTGCAGCCATTGTGGCCGTGGATGTCTTTTTCCATTTCTTCTATATCCTGACCATTCCTTCGGACATGAAGTTTGTGAACCGCCTCTCAGACTGGGCATTGG CTGGCCTGGCTTACTCCAACCTGGTGTACGACTGGGTCAAAGCTGCAGTGATGTTTGGGGTCGTCAACACAATTGCCAGACTCGATCACCTGGACCCACCTCAGCCTCCAAAATGCATCACCATGCTCTATGTCTTTGCGGAAAC GCACTTCGACAGAGGAATTAACGACTGGCTTTGCAA ATATGTCTACGATTATATTGGTGAGAACCATGACAACATCTTGAAGGAACTCATGGCTACCGTCTCCACTTTTGCCATCACCACCCTCTGGCTCGGTCCCTGTGACATTGTTTACATTTGGTCCTTTTGCAACTGCTTTGGCCTCAATTTTGAACTCTGGGTTCAGCAGTTCTTTCAAATGAAGACGTTTGCTGAGAAGGAG GCCAAGATGTCGGAAGCAATGTCCCGGCGGATCAGAGGTTTCTTCGGAGCAGCCAATTTTTGGGCCATCGTCCTCTACAACATTCTTGCCCTTAACAGCTTGGATTTCGCCATCCTTGTTGCTCGGAGAATTCTCCAAATAG GTTTCCCGCTCAGCACTTTCTCCATCTGGTTCATCACATACTGTGGCGTGCAGCTGATCAAGGAGAGAGAACGATTCCTAGCCATCCGGGAGGAGAAAGAAGGCAAGGAAAAGGGCGAGTAA